One Dromiciops gliroides isolate mDroGli1 chromosome 3, mDroGli1.pri, whole genome shotgun sequence DNA segment encodes these proteins:
- the METTL21C gene encoding protein-lysine methyltransferase METTL21C translates to MDVCSSSAKYPVLLEETKTEDNKDESHIKFPENEFIPKSQEKVVHSQVTGECPDTRKDFNDAGSSSLPNLQKLLPTNYNSYTKEHYSYAGKNIIIQESIESYGAVVWPGAVALCQYLEQHSEELKLQGATVIEIGAGPGLVSIVASLLGAQVTATDLPDVLGNLQYNILENIHNCTVHQPEVRKLVWGEDLELNFPKSAYYYDFILATDVVYHHYFLDKLLTTMIHLCQPGTVLLWANKFRFSTDYEFLEKFKQIFNTTLLAEFPESTVKLFKATLKWD, encoded by the exons ATGGATGTGTGTTCAAGTTCCGCTAAGTACCCTGTGTTGctggaagaaacaaaaacagaggaCAATAAAGACGAATCTCACATCAAGTTCCCAGAAAATGAATTCATTCCCAAGTCACAGGAGAAAGTTGTTCATTCCCAAGTTACAGGAGAATGCCCTGACACTAGAAAAG ATTTCAATGATGCaggatcctcttctcttcctaatCTACAGAAACTTCTTCCTACGAATTATAACAGTTATACTAAAGAACATTATTCATATGCAGGAAAGAATATTATTATTCAAGAATCAATAGAGAGCTATGGAGCTGTAGTATGGCCAGGT GCTGTAGCTTTGTGTCAATATTTGGAACAACATAGTGAAGAACTCAAACTTCAAGGTGCTACAGTAATTGAAATTGGGGCTGGACCAGGCCTTGTGTCAATTGTGGCTAGTCTATTAG gagCACAGGTGACAGCAACTGATCTTCCTGATGTTCTAGGAAACCTCCAATAcaacattttggaaaatatacACAACTGTACAGTGCACCAACCTGAAGTGAGAAAACTAGTGTGGGGGGAAGATCTTGAACTGAATTTCCCTAAGTCAGCTTATTATTACGATTTCATTTTAGCTACCGATGTGGTGTACCACCATTACTTTCTCGATAAACTGCTGACCACAATGATACATTTGTGTCAGCCAGGAACAGTGTTGCTCTGGGCAAACAAATTCAGATTCAGTACAGATTATGAATTTTTGGAAAAATTCAAGCAGATTTTCAACACAACACTACTTGCTGAATTTCCAGAGTCAACAGTCAAGCTTTTTAAAGCAACACTAAAATGGGATTAA